The genomic stretch CACATCAAGAGGGTCTCTGGAGCTCCGAGTGATGCCTGTGAAACGGTCTGGAAGAAGTGTTCTTTTGATGGAAAGTTTTGGTTGTCTGGGCAAAGCTTTAGAAGGTGTTTTTAAGAGCTTTTCCACTCTCGGCTCTGGAGGTAGTGATTTCCTCCCACGTTTTTTATTCACTGCCTCCACCCTGGCCACCAGAGTCTGGGCATTGTTCTGTGGAACAAGCGGAGTTGCACATGCTTGACTATCTGGCTTCACCATTTCGGCACTGATATCATCATCAGGGGATGCTAAAGAACTGCTGGATTCTGTAGCTGCTGGACCCAATTCCAATGACCAATACAGGCCAGCTTTGTGGAGGGAGCGGGATATCGTTGACTCACAGACATTTACTCCCATCTCAGCAATTGAACTCTTTAGCTCTTTCAAAGTCACTGTTGGTCTCACAGTGGCTTCACTTACCAGTCTGTTCCTTGCCTGGTTATTCAGTTTGGAGGGACATCCTGATCTAGGCAGTGTCTCAGTGGTACGATGCACCTTCCACTTCCGAATGATCGATCCAATTGTGCTGGAAGAGATGTTCAGTGACTTTGAAATAGTTTTATACCCTTCTCCTGATATATGTCTTTGTACAATTTTATCCCTGAGTTTTACAGGAAGCTCCTTACTCTTCTTAGATTTCTTTTGCCCATTTGGAGATCCTGCTGATGCCTGGGGAGCACCTTGGCCCtggccactgctgctgctagACTGTCCACTCGGCACATCAAGAAGTTCTCTGGAGCTCCGGGTTAGGCGTCCTGGAAGAAGAGGCTTTTTGATGGCTGGTTTGGGTTGCCTGGGCAAAGCTTTAGAAGGTGTTTTTAAGAGCTTTTTCGCTCTCAGCTCTGGAGGCAGTGGTTTCCTCCCACGTTTTTTCTTCACTGGCTCCTCCCTCAACTCTGCAGTCTGTTCTGTTGTTTGTGGAAGAGTATCAGAGACACAAGTGTTACCGTCTGGCTTCACCATTTTGCAACTGATATCATCATCAGGGGCTGATATGGAACTGCTTGATTCTGTTGTTGCTGGACCCAATTCCACTGTCCAATACAGGCCAGCTTTGTGGAGTGACCGAGATATCGTTGACTCGCTGACATTTACTCCCATCTCAGCAATTGAACTCTTTAGCTCTTTCAAAGTCACTGTTGGTCTCACAGTGGCTTCACTTACCAGTCTGTTCCTTgcctggttactcagtttggagGGACATCCTGATCTAGGCAGTGTCTCAGTGGTACGATGCACCTTCCACTTCCGAATGATCGATTCAACTGTGCTGGAAGAGATGTTCAGCGACCTTGAAATTTTTTTATACCCATCTCCTGATATATGTCTTTGTACAATTTTATCCCTGAGTTTTACAGGAAGCTCCTTACTCTTCTTAGATGTCTGTCGTCCATTTAGAGATCCTGCTGATGCATGGGGAGCACCTTGGCCCtggccactgctgctgctagACTGTCCACTCGGCACATCAAGGAGGTTCCTGGAGCTGCGGGTTATGCCTCTGAAGCTGTCTGGAAGAAGAGGCTTTTTGATGGCTGGTTTGGCTTGCCTGGGCAAAGCTTTAGAAGGTGTTTTTAAGAACTTCTTCGCTCTCAGCTCTGGAGGCAGTGGTTTCCTCCCACGTTTTTTCTTCACTGGCTCCTTGGCCTCTGCAGTCTGTTcttttgtctgcagaacagtATCAGAGGCACAGGTGTTCCCATCTAGCTTCACCTTTTTAGCACTGCTAACATCATCATCAGGGGATGACACGGAAATTCTTGATTCGGTTTTTACTGGAACCAAATCCACTGTGCAATACAGACCAGCTTTGCGGAGTGACCGGGATATTGTTGACTCGCTGAAATTTTCTCCCATCTCAGCAATTGAACTCTTCAGCTCTTCCAAAGTCACTGTTGGTCTCACAGTGGCTTCACTTCCCACGGAACTGCTGGATTCTGTTGTTGCCAGAACCAATTCCTAAAGATggaacaagaaaaaacaaaacaaaagccttCATATGGAAGCAGTGGGGTTCTGTATACAGAAGTAAAATGTGTTGATCACTATTTCTTGTGGCCACCCCCTCGGTGCTTTGCAATACTTGTGTACAGTGGCGTTTTATTAATGGGGCAGGTGGAGCATgaccccacccaaaaaaaacttgaaaacaagcatgaaattaaatgaGTGCATCTGTCCAATCTGTCATCAATTATCCTAGCCTACAGCCGTAAACCTagatttatgtcagagcatgtacatacagcgTATATCAAATTTACActacaatacaaaaaaattacaaaaggcCTTGTGTTTTTATGGTATAGCAATGAATAGCTCAAGTCAAGGACCA from Conger conger chromosome 2, fConCon1.1, whole genome shotgun sequence encodes the following:
- the LOC133122096 gene encoding uncharacterized protein LOC133122096 isoform X1, with translation MSVVGGEAFDVECILNKRPEKELVLATTESSSSVGSEATVRPTVTLEELKSSIAEMGENFSESTISRSLRKAGLYCTVDLVPVKTESRISVSSPDDDVSSAKKVKLDGNTCASDTVLQTKEQTAEAKEPVKKKRGRKPLPPELRAKKFLKTPSKALPRQAKPAIKKPLLPDSFRGITRSSRNLLDVPSGQSSSSSGQGQGAPHASAGSLNGRQTSKKSKELPVKLRDKIVQRHISGDGYKKISRSLNISSSTVESIIRKWKVHRTTETLPRSGCPSKLSNQARNRLVSEATVRPTVTLKELKSSIAEMGVNVSESTISRSLHKAGLYWTVELGPATTESSSSISAPDDDISCKMVKPDGNTCVSDTLPQTTEQTAELREEPVKKKRGRKPLPPELRAKKLLKTPSKALPRQPKPAIKKPLLPGRLTRSSRELLDVPSGQSSSSSGQGQGAPQASAGSPNGQKKSKKSKELPVKLRDKIVQRHISGEGYKTISKSLNISSSTIGSIIRKWKVHRTTETLPRSGCPSKLNNQARNRLVSEATVRPTVTLKELKSSIAEMGVNVCESTISRSLHKAGLYWSLELGPAATESSSSLASPDDDISAEMVKPDSQACATPLVPQNNAQTLVARVEAVNKKRGRKSLPPEPRVEKLLKTPSKALPRQPKLSIKRTLLPDRFTGITRSSRDPLDVLSGQSSSSGQDQGAPQVPTGSPNGRQTAKKSKELPVELRDKIIERHKSGEGYRKISTSLNISSSTVASIILKWKVHHTTATLPRSGRPSKLSNQARNRLVSEATVRPTVTLKELKSSIAEMGENVSESTISRLLHNAGLYCKVAKRKGSGLMQNQQGMSSNQHDPYSDVSWWENYVQDILLSHRNKEASPE
- the LOC133122096 gene encoding uncharacterized protein LOC133122096 isoform X2, which translates into the protein MSVVGGEAFDVECILNKRPEKELVLATTESSSSVGSEATVRPTVTLEELKSSIAEMGENFSESTISRSLRKAGLYCTVDLVPVKTESRISVSSPDDDVSSAKKVKLDGNTCASDTVLQTKEQTAEAKEPVKKKRGRKPLPPELRAKKFLKTPSKALPRQAKPAIKKPLLPDSFRGITRSSRNLLDVPSGQSSSSSGQGQGAPHASAGSLNGRQTSKKSKELPVKLRDKIVQRHISGDGYKKISRSLNISSSTVESIIRKWKVHRTTETLPRSGCPSKLSNQARNRLVSEATVRPTVTLKELKSSIAEMGVNVSESTISRSLHKAGLYWTVELGPATTESSSSISAPDDDISCKMVKPDGNTCVSDTLPQTTEQTAELREEPVKKKRGRKPLPPELRAKKLLKTPSKALPRQPKPAIKKPLLPGRLTRSSRELLDVPSGQSSSSSGQGQGAPQASAGSPNGQKKSKKSKELPVKLRDKIVQRHISGEGYKTISKSLNISSSTIGSIIRKWKVHRTTETLPRSGCPSKLNNQARNRLVSEATVRPTVTLKELKSSIAEMGVNVCESTISRSLHKAGLYWSLELGPAATESSSSLASPDDDISAEMVKPDSQACATPLVPQNNAQTLVARVEAVNKKRGRKSLPPEPRVEKLLKTPSKALPRQPKLSIKRTLLPDRFTGITRSSRDPLDVLSGQSSSSGQDQGAPQVPTGSPNGRQTAKKSKELPVELRDKIIERHKSGEGYRKISTSLNISSSTVASIILKWKVHHTTATLPRSGRPSKLSNQARNRLAQ
- the LOC133122096 gene encoding uncharacterized protein LOC133122096 isoform X3, yielding MSVVGGEAFDVECILNKRPEKELVLATTESSSSVGSEATVRPTVTLEELKSSIAEMGENFSESTISRSLRKAGLYCTVDLVPVKTESRISVSSPDDDVSSAKKVKLDGNTCASDTVLQTKEQTAEAKEPVKKKRGRKPLPPELRAKKFLKTPSKALPRQAKPAIKKPLLPDSFRGITRSSRNLLDVPSGQSSSSSGQGQGAPHASAGSLNGRQTSKKSKELPVKLRDKIVQRHISGDGYKKISRSLNISSSTVESIIRKWKVHRTTETLPRSGCPSKLSNQARNRLVSEATVRPTVTLKELKSSIAEMGVNVSESTISRSLHKAGLYWTVELGPATTESSSSISAPDDDISCKMVKPDGNTCVSDTLPQTTEQTAELREEPVKKKRGRKPLPPELRAKKLLKTPSKALPRQPKPAIKKPLLPGRLTRSSRELLDVPSGQSSSSSGQGQGAPQASAGSPNGQKKSKKSKELPVKLRDKIVQRHISGEGYKTISKSLNISSSTIGSIIRKWKVHRTTETLPRSGCPSKLNNQARNRLVSEATVRPTVTLKELKSSIAEMGVNVCESTISRSLHKAGLYWSLELGPAATESSSSLASPDDDISAEMVKPDSQACATPLVPQNNAQTLVARVEAVNKKRGRKSLPPEPRVEKLLKTPSKALPRQPKLSIKRTLLPDRFTGITRSSRDPLDVLSGQSSSSGQDQGAPQVPTGSPNGRQTAKKTQLHRSF